The genome window AACTCGACCCGGACGAACGGGAGAAACTCGCGCCCGAGTACCCCGGTCCAATCGTGGACCACTCGGAGCGCCGGGAGATGGCCATCACGATGTTCGAAAACGCGAGGGGGTAGTCGGGGAATCGGAAATCGTGGTGGCACCGTTCACGAATCCAAAGGATCGAACGGTGATGAAGCGTCGTCTTTTATTCAGGTAACTATCTGTTGTTCGACAGTAACCCGCGTTGACCGTCGAGTGACTTGCTCACGGAGCGGATCGGTAACCGATACTACGGTCGGTTTAACCACGAACACGGGAGTTAGCGGGCGGCATACGACGCTCAACGGTGGCCGGGATTGAAATACGACTCTCCCGACGAGCGACGACAGGGTCGCACCCATCTCACGGAGGAAGGAGGTGGGACTCGCGCCCAAGAGGCAACCATGAAAAAAACGATCAAGATACTACTCGTTGCAGCTATGGTCGGCAGTGTGTTCGCGATCGGCTTCGCGGGCAACGCTGCTGCATTCGCAGACGACAACCAGGTACAGGTCAACGGCCAAGCGGCATCGTCTAACGTGGACCAAGGCCAGGCCGTCGCACAGGGTAACTACAACTCGCAGGAGGACAACTACGCGGTCTCGGGTGCGCTCAACGTGGGCCTGGATGACGGAGAGAGTGGTGCGTCGTCCGGCAACGCCGTCGCGGTCCAAGCGAGCGCCCAGAGCAACGACAACTCGCAGTTCGCCTGGTCGAACGCCCAGAACGCCAACTGGCAGAACCAGGACGACTAAACCTCGGTCATCGACGCGACCGGGACTTTGAAGCCTATTTTCTGAGCCACCTCGGACCGTCGCCTCAACACTTAACATCACGACCGTTGACCACTGTCCGGGGGTTACCAATGGCAACGTACGAACTACCGGAATTGCCGTATAGCTACGACGCGCTCGAACCGAGTATCGATGCGCACATCATGGAACTGCACCACGACAAACACCATCAGGGCTACGTCAACGGTGCGAACGCGGCGCTCGACACGCTCGAAGCGATGCGGGAGAACGACGAGTGGGGGGACGTGAAAGGCGTCGAACGAAACCTCGCGTTCAACCTCGCGGGCCACATCAACCACTCCGTCTTCTGGGAGAACATGTCCCCGGACGGTGGGGGCGAACCGGGCGGCGAACTCGCCGATGCGCTGGACGACCAGTTCGGGTCGTTCGACGAGTTCAAGGCCAACTTCTCGGCGGCCGCGAAGGGCGTCGAAGGCTCCGGGTGGGGGATGTTGCTCTACGACCACGTCGGTGAAATCCCGATCGTGACCATGGCCGAGAACCACCAGAATCAGTCACCGATGGCAACGCCGCTGTTGGTACTCGACGTGTGGGAACACGCCTACTACCTCCAGTACGAGAACAACCGCGGCGAGTACGTGGACAACTTCTGGGACGTCGTCAACTGGGACGACGTAGAGGAGCGCTACGACGAAGCGAGCAGCAGGTGACGACCGAGCAATCGCCCTGAAATCGGTCTATTTTGCCGCCGTATCGTGTGATATGTTAGCTAACATCTCCTCAAGGTTTAACAGGCTAAGACGAGATACAGTTAGTGGAGGTAATTCATATATGCCAGAAAAATCGAACGCGGAACTACCACCGCTCCCGTACGACTACGACGCGCTGGAACCGCACATCTCCGAGCAGGTTCTCACGTGGCACCACGACACGCACCATCAGGGCTACGTAAACGGCCTCAACAGTGCCGAAGAGACCCTCGCGGAGAACCGCGAGTCCGGTGACTACTCCAGCACGGCGGGTGCGCTGGGTAACGTGACCCACAACGGCTGTGGTCACTACCTCCACACCCTCTTCTGGGAGAACATGGACGAGAACGGCGGCGGCGAACCCGAGGGCGAACTCGCCGACCGCATCGAGGAGGACTTCGGTTCCTACGAGGGATGGAAGGGCGAATTCGAGGCCGCCGCGAGCGCCGCAGGTGGCTGGGCACTCCTCGTCTACGACCCCGTCGCCAAACAGCTTCGCAACGTCAAAGTTGACAAGCACGACCAAGGCGCACTCTGGGGTAGCCACCCGATTCTCGCGGTGGACGTGTGGGAGCACTCCTACTACTACGACTACGGTCCGGACCGTGGCGACTTCATCGACAACTTCTTCGAAGTGGTCGACTGGGACAACGTCGCAGAACAGTACGACAACGTCGTGTCGCGCTACGAATAGGTCCGAACGCACCGATATTTTTCGAGACAGCGAGGGAAGCGACGGCTATTTCTCGTCCGACGTTACCGTCGGAACGTCGTATCCGGAAGCGATGTCGCTGACGTGCCGATAGAGCGATTCGTAATCGTATCCGCCGGGTTGCAGGTCGAAACTGGCGAATACGCCGACGTTTCGCTCGTCGTCGTCGAAGAACATGCGGAACTGTTCGAAGTCGGTGAATCCCCTGACCGTGTACTGATAGCTGGCGTAGTAGAGTTGGTCGTAGGTGTCCCGGGTGATGAATCCGAACCGTTCGTTGTCCACGAACTTCTCCACGTCGACGGTTTCGAGTTTGTCAGCGACGTCCTCACGGAGAAAGAGCATCTCGAAGTCGTGTTGGTCGAACAGCCAGATATCTCGCAGATAGGTACCCCCGAACTCGGCGAAGGCCGAGACGAGCGCTTCTTTCGTCTCGCTTCCCGATTCCTCATCCATGTCGTTTTCTATCTCTAATGCACCAATATAAAAACTCGGATATAATGCTCATTTATTATATTTGTTCGAGTATGATCGAACGATAGTACGCTCACGCATATCACATAGCTCGTCGACGCGCTTCGATTCGGGAGCTTTTACGCTCGGTCGGACGTAGGCACACGTATGCCGAAGCCAAAAGACGATTTCGAGGAGTTGTATCCGTGTGATTTCTACGAACCGGAAGAACTGCTCGACGAAGAGTTGATGTACTCGGTCTATGAAATCGCCCGCCTGCTTCAGGGTCTCGACCCCGACGCCGAACTCGACGTCGAAACCGAGGAGATACTGCTGGATTGGGCGATTCCGTGGGTGATGCGAAACTCCGAGCGCCTGGTCGTCGGCGAACCGCCGAGCGACGAGGAACCGGGGTACTACGGGCTAAAGGAATGACGATACTCGTCGCCGGAAGCGACCGCGTGGACGCCGGGAAGACGACGTTCACGGTCGGACTGCTCGCCCATCAGGACGCGGTCGGATTCAAACCCCGTGCGGGCAACGACTTCTGGTTCGACCACGACGACGCCGTGCGCGCCCTCTCGGACGGACGACTGTACGGCAAGGACGCCAATCGACTGGCAGACGCGAGCGCCGGGAATCACGCACCGGAGGACGTGAATCCGGTGCACCGACTGTGGCGGCCCGCACCCGGCAAAGGAAACGGGTTGCTCGGACAGTCCCGACGCGAGTTCCTCGTGGACCGCGTCGGCGAGGGGTTCGTCGTCAACGGAACGGTCTCGCTCCCCGAAGAAGTACACGAGAACCTCCCGCTCTCGGATGCCGTCGTCGTGGATTCCCTGAAGGAGTTGAACGACCAGACCGAGCGGCGCTATCTCCCACACCTTCGGGCACTGGCCGAACGGATTCGAGCGGAAGACCGGGCGGTCGTGGAATCCTACAGCGACATCGCCCTGCCGATACGGGATCTCGAATTCGACGCTGTCGCCGTGGTCGAACCGCGGCGCGTCCGAATCTACGACGGCGCACGCTACGCGAAGGCCTGCGAAGTCGCGGACAGCAGCGTCCACGACGGAACGATGGAGAAACGCGTGGAAGACGTCGTGAGCCTGCTCGACCCCGCCGAAACCATGACGCTCGAACCGCTGGCGAAAGAGGAGCGGAACGACCCCGAAAAAATCGCGTCAGTGTACGGGGATGCCTACGAGGCGCTTCTGTAACCCTGCTTCTCACCGCATCCGCGCCGCTTGCGACGCCAATTCGACGTCCTGATACGGATTCGTCGTCACGCTCGGCCCGTGGCCGACGTGCATCTCCGCCAACTCCTCGTCCACCGTGTCGATGACGGAATCGATGCTCTCGATGAGCACTCGGCGGTCACCCTCTTCAAGGTCCGTCCGGCCGAAGCCGCCGTTCTGGAAGATGAGGTCGCCCGCGAACAGGATTTTCGGGGAGTCGGCGTAGAAGCAGAGATGGTCCTCCTTGTGTCCCGGCGTGTGGAGCGCGAGGTAGTCGTGGTCCCCGATTTTCACCGTGTTCCCGTCCTCGATGGCGATATCGACCCCGGGTTGGTCCGTGTCGAAGCCGAACGCTTCGACGTCGAACGCGTCCTTGACGGCCTCTAGATTGCCGACGTGGTCCGGATGGGTGTGCGTGATGATGACCGCATCGAGGTCGTCCACTTCCGCTTGGACTCGACCCACGGCATCGAAGTTCGATCCGGTATCCACGAGGACGGTCCGCTCTCCGTCCACGAGGAACGCGTTGCTGGTAAACGCCTGCACGCCCGTTGCGATGTTTCGAATCATGTTTTCTCTCATTTACTCACATATAACCGATCTACTCACAGATCTCTT of Haladaptatus sp. R4 contains these proteins:
- a CDS encoding superoxide dismutase, whose translation is MATYELPELPYSYDALEPSIDAHIMELHHDKHHQGYVNGANAALDTLEAMRENDEWGDVKGVERNLAFNLAGHINHSVFWENMSPDGGGEPGGELADALDDQFGSFDEFKANFSAAAKGVEGSGWGMLLYDHVGEIPIVTMAENHQNQSPMATPLLVLDVWEHAYYLQYENNRGEYVDNFWDVVNWDDVEERYDEASSR
- the sod gene encoding superoxide dismutase — translated: MPEKSNAELPPLPYDYDALEPHISEQVLTWHHDTHHQGYVNGLNSAEETLAENRESGDYSSTAGALGNVTHNGCGHYLHTLFWENMDENGGGEPEGELADRIEEDFGSYEGWKGEFEAAASAAGGWALLVYDPVAKQLRNVKVDKHDQGALWGSHPILAVDVWEHSYYYDYGPDRGDFIDNFFEVVDWDNVAEQYDNVVSRYE
- a CDS encoding DUF5827 family protein; translation: MPKPKDDFEELYPCDFYEPEELLDEELMYSVYEIARLLQGLDPDAELDVETEEILLDWAIPWVMRNSERLVVGEPPSDEEPGYYGLKE
- a CDS encoding ATPase — protein: MTILVAGSDRVDAGKTTFTVGLLAHQDAVGFKPRAGNDFWFDHDDAVRALSDGRLYGKDANRLADASAGNHAPEDVNPVHRLWRPAPGKGNGLLGQSRREFLVDRVGEGFVVNGTVSLPEEVHENLPLSDAVVVDSLKELNDQTERRYLPHLRALAERIRAEDRAVVESYSDIALPIRDLEFDAVAVVEPRRVRIYDGARYAKACEVADSSVHDGTMEKRVEDVVSLLDPAETMTLEPLAKEERNDPEKIASVYGDAYEALL
- a CDS encoding MBL fold metallo-hydrolase; this encodes MIRNIATGVQAFTSNAFLVDGERTVLVDTGSNFDAVGRVQAEVDDLDAVIITHTHPDHVGNLEAVKDAFDVEAFGFDTDQPGVDIAIEDGNTVKIGDHDYLALHTPGHKEDHLCFYADSPKILFAGDLIFQNGGFGRTDLEEGDRRVLIESIDSVIDTVDEELAEMHVGHGPSVTTNPYQDVELASQAARMR